A stretch of Oryza brachyantha chromosome 4, ObraRS2, whole genome shotgun sequence DNA encodes these proteins:
- the LOC102700981 gene encoding importin beta-like SAD2: protein MDLQSLAVVLRAALSHVPEERKAAEASLNQFQYTPQHLVRLLQIIVDGNCDMAVRQFASIHFKNFVAKNWSPTDPEEKHIIPESDKSMVRENILGFITQLPPLLRAQIGESIKTLILADYPEHWPSLLPWVTHNLESQDQIFGALYVLRILARKYEFKSEDERIPLYQIVEECFPRLLNIFSNLVPITNPPIEVADLIKLICKIFWSSIYLEIPKQLFDPNVFNAWMICFLNLLERPVPVEGQPLDPDARKSWGWWKVKKWIIHILNRLYTRFADMKLQRPESKAFAQMFQKNYAGKILGCHLQLLNTIRTGGYLPDRVINLILQYLTNSVTKNSMYQLMQPQIDIILFEIIFPLMCFNDTDQMLWDEDPHEYVRKGYDIIEDLYSPRTAAMDFVSELVRKRGKGNLQKFIHFIVEIFLRYNEAPIEMKPYRQKDGALLAIGTLCDRLKQTEPYKAELERMLVQHVFPEFSSHVGHLRAKAAWVAGQYAHINFSDQNNFRKAMHCVISGLRDPELPVRVDSVFALRSFVEACKDLNEISPILPQLLDEFFKLMSEVENEDLVFTLETIVDKFGEEMAPYALGLCQSLAAAFWRCMASSEADEEVEDTGALAAVGCLRAISTILESISSLPHLFPQIEPTLLPILRRMLTSDGQDVYEEVLEIVSYMTFYSPTISLEMWSLWPLMMETLNDWAIDFFENILVPLDNYISRGTDQFIACKDPDYQQSLWRALSTIMTDQNMEDSDIIPAPKLIEVVFQNCKGQVDHWIEPYLRLTIDRLRRATKPYLKCLLVQVIANTLYYNPSLTLGTLHKLGVATEIFNLWFGMLQQVKKSGMRANFKREHDKKVCCLGLTSLISLPANHIPPEALDRIFKATLELLVSYKDQVAESKRENEAAAEDLDGFDGDEEDEEIESDKEMGFDDEDGDEVSSVNLQRLREARGFQPHYDDDEDDSDDDFSDDEELQSPIDEVDPFIFFVDTIQAMQVSDPARFQSLMQTLDFRYQALANGLAQHAEERKVEIEKEKLEKANAQ from the exons ATGGATCTGCAGAGCCTGGCCGTGGTGCTGCGCGCTGCGCTCAGCCACGTCCCCGAGGAGCGCAAGGCCGCCGAGGCCAGTCTGAACCAG TTTCAGTACACACCACAACATTTGGTGAGATTGCTACAGATTATTGTGGATGGAAACTGTGATATGGCTGTTAGACAGTTTGCAAGCATTCATTTCAAGAATTTTGTTGCGAAGAATTGGTCACCTACTGATCCTG aagaaaaacatataattcCAGAAAGTGACAAGTCCATGGTGCGTGAGAATATACTGGGTTTTATAACTCAATTGCCTCCACTGCTAAG AGCACAGATTGGAGAAAGTATCAAGACCTTGATCCTTGCAGATTATCCTGAGCATTGGCCTAGTCTTCTACCTTGGGTAACACATAACCTAGAATCGCAGGATCAAATATTTGGGGCACTTTATGTGCTAAGGATTCTTGCCCGGAAATATGA GTTCAAGTCAGAGGATGAGAGGATACCTTTGTATCAGATTGTTGAGGAATGCTTTCCTCGTTTGTTGAATATATTCAGCAATCTTGTTCCAATTACCAATCCTCCAATTGAAGTAGCTGACTTGATCAAGCTGATATGCAAAATTTTCTGGTCATCAATATAT CTAGAAATTCCAAAGCAACTTTTTGATCCAAATGTCTTCAATGCTTGGATGATTTGTTTCTTAAACTTGCTGGAGAGACCAGTTCCAGTGGAAGGACAGCCCTTGGATCCTGATGCTAGGAAATCTTGGGGATGGTGGAAAGTCAAGAAGTGGATTATCCATATCTTGAACCGTCTATACACTCG ATTTGCTGATATGAAGCTTCAGAGACCAGAAAGCAAAGCTTTTGCTCAGATGTTCCAAAAGAATTATGctggaaaaattttgggatgtCATTTGCAGTTGCTCAATACAATCCGTACTGGCGGCTATTTGCCTGATAGGGTTATCAATCTTATTCTTCAATATCTTACCAACAG TGTTACAAAGAACAGCATGTATCAGCTGATGCAACCACAAATCGACATCATTCTGTTTGAAATAATCTTCCCATTAATGTGCTTCAATGACACTGATCAGATGTTATGGGATGAAGATCCTCATGAATATGTTCGGAAAGGCTATG ATATTATTGAAGATTTGTATAGTCCTCGAACAGCTGCTATGGATTTTGTGAGTGAACTAGTAAGAAAACGAGGAAAAGGCAATCTGCAAAAGTTTATCCATTTTATTGTGGAAATATTTCTGAG GTATAATGAGGCACCCATTGAAATGAAGCCATACCGCCAAAAAGATGGAGCGCTTCTTGCCATTGGGACATTGTGTGATAGGCTGAAACAAACTGAACCATATAAGGCTGAGCTGGAGCGAATGTTGGTTCAACATGTCTTTCCGGAGTTCAGTAGTCATGTTGGACACTTACGTGCGAAG GCAGCATGGGTTGCTGGGCAGTATGCTCATATCAATTTCTCAGATCAAAACAACTTCCGCAAAGCTATGCATTGTGTAATATCTGGTTTGCGCGATCCAGAACTTCCTGTCCGGGTGGATTCAGTCTTTGCACTTCGTTCTTTTGTTGAAGCATGCAAAG ATCTAAATGAGATCAGTCCAATTCTTCCTCAACTTCTTGATG aattttttaagcttatgAGTGAAGTTGAGAATGAAGATCTCGTTTTCACACTTGAGACAATTGTTGACAAATTTGGTGAAGAGATGGCACCATATGCACTTGGCTTGTGTCAGAGCTTG GCTGCTGCTTTCTGGAGATGCATGGCTAGTTCAGAAGCCGATGAAGAAGTTGAGGACACTGGTGCTTTGGCTGCTGTTGGTTGCTTACGTGCGATAAGCACAATCCTCGAGTCCATTAGTAGCCTTCCTCATCTGTTTCCCCAAATAGAACCAACTTTGTTGCCTATTTTACGGAGAATGTTGACTTCAGATGGTCAAG ATGTGTATGAAGAAGTTCTGGAGATTGTGTCATATATGACCTTTTACTCGCCAACAATTTCACTGGAAATGTGGAGCTTGTGGCCTTTGATGATGGAGACGCTTAATGATTGGGCCATTGACTTCTTTGAGA ATATTCTGGTACCACTAGACAACTACATTTCCCGTGGTACTGATCAATTTATTGCATGCAAAGATCCTGATTATCAGCAAAGTTTATGGAGAGCTTTGTCAACT ATTATGACAGACCAAAACATGGAAGATTCTGACATTATACCTGCTCCCAAGCTGATTGAAGTTGTTTTTCAAAATTGCAAAGGTCAAGTTGATCATTGGATTGAGCCATATCTCAGGCTAACAATTGATCGACTGCGTCGAGCAACGAAGCCGTATCTGAAATGTTTACTTGTACAAGTG ATAGCTAATACACTGTACTACAATCCTTCATTGACGTTGGGAACATTACATAAGCTTGGAGTTGCTACTGAAATCTTCAACCTTTGGTTTGGAATGTTACAACAAGTAAAGAAAAGTGGCATGAGGGCAAACTTTAAGAG AGAGCATGATAAGAAGGTTTGTTGCTTGGGATTAACTTCACTAATTAGCCTTCCAGCTAATCACATTCCACCAGAAGCTCTTGACCGCATTTTCAAAGCAACACTAGAGCTTCTTGTTTCCTACAAGGATCAAGTTGCAG AATctaaaagagaaaatgagGCTGCTGCTGAGGATCTGGATGGATTTGATGGTGATGAAGAGGATGAGGAGATTGAGTCTGATAAGGAGATGGGGTTTGATGATGAGGATGGGGATGAGGTATCTAGTGTCAATCTTCAGAGATTAAGAGAG GCAAGAGGTTTCCAGCCACactatgatgatgatgaagatgattCTGATGATGATTTTAGCGATGACGAGGAGTTGCAATCACCAATAGATGAGGTGGATCCGTTCATCTTCTTTGTTGACACAATCCAAG CTATGCAAGTATCTGACCCAGCTAGGTTCCAGAGCCTGATGCAAACTCTAGATTTCCGCTACCAAGCACTTGCAAATGGCTTAGCTCAACATGCTGAGGAAAGAAAAGTTGAAATTGAAAAAGAGAAGTTGGAAAAGGCAAATGCGCAGTGA